One stretch of Candidatus Poribacteria bacterium DNA includes these proteins:
- the proS gene encoding proline--tRNA ligase, with the protein MFDKIVPRSEDYAKWYTQVIRQAEMADYAPVRGCMVVRPYGYALWENVKEQLDIRFKETGHQNAAFPLFIPMSFIEKEAEHVEGFKHEFAIVTHGGGKKLEEPLVVRPTSETIIGYMYSQWIQSYRDLPVLINQWANVVRWELRTRLFLRTMEFFWQEGHTAHATHEEAEEETLRILDIYTDFAVNEAAIPVIPGRKSESEKFPGALTSYTIEAMMGDKRALQAGTSHDLGQNFAKAFDIQYLDANQKQQHCWTTSWGVSTRMVGAIIMAHGDDQGLVLPPRLAPTQLVIVPIVPKNREDDKQAVMQTVDNICESLGSVRYHVDDRHDYSPGWRFNEWELKGVPLRIEIGPRDLEKQQIVLARRDIPGKEGKTFVPIDNAAETVKQMLDTIQADMLKRATDFRDANTFEPDTYDAFKEVIENGFARARWCGDAACEDQAREETQATIRCLPMEQLSGDGECIVCGKPAEDIAVFARAY; encoded by the coding sequence ATGTTTGATAAAATAGTTCCCCGTAGTGAAGACTACGCAAAATGGTATACACAGGTTATCCGTCAAGCAGAGATGGCAGATTACGCACCCGTGCGCGGCTGCATGGTCGTCCGTCCTTACGGTTATGCCTTGTGGGAGAATGTCAAGGAACAACTGGATATCCGTTTCAAGGAAACAGGACACCAAAATGCCGCATTTCCCCTCTTCATTCCAATGAGTTTCATTGAGAAGGAGGCGGAACACGTTGAAGGCTTCAAACACGAGTTCGCCATTGTCACGCATGGCGGCGGAAAAAAGTTGGAAGAGCCACTCGTGGTACGTCCGACATCTGAAACCATCATCGGCTACATGTATAGTCAATGGATCCAGTCTTACCGCGATCTGCCTGTGCTTATCAATCAGTGGGCGAATGTTGTCCGATGGGAGTTACGTACCCGTCTTTTCTTAAGGACGATGGAATTCTTCTGGCAAGAGGGGCATACCGCACACGCTACACATGAAGAAGCGGAAGAAGAAACGCTCCGCATCCTCGATATCTACACCGATTTCGCTGTCAACGAAGCAGCGATACCTGTTATCCCCGGTCGTAAGAGCGAAAGCGAAAAGTTTCCGGGGGCATTGACCTCCTACACCATTGAGGCAATGATGGGTGATAAACGTGCCCTTCAAGCAGGGACATCACACGACTTGGGGCAAAATTTCGCCAAAGCTTTCGATATTCAATACCTCGATGCGAACCAGAAACAGCAACACTGTTGGACAACCAGTTGGGGAGTAAGCACCCGAATGGTTGGAGCGATTATCATGGCACACGGGGACGACCAAGGGTTAGTTCTACCGCCGAGACTCGCGCCCACGCAACTCGTCATCGTCCCAATTGTTCCGAAAAACAGAGAGGATGATAAGCAAGCAGTCATGCAAACCGTTGACAACATCTGTGAATCCTTGGGTAGTGTCCGCTACCATGTTGACGACAGACACGACTACTCACCTGGATGGCGATTCAACGAGTGGGAACTCAAAGGCGTGCCGCTGCGTATAGAAATAGGGCCACGGGACCTGGAGAAACAGCAAATTGTCCTCGCGCGACGCGATATACCGGGTAAGGAAGGAAAAACGTTCGTACCGATTGATAACGCCGCCGAGACAGTGAAGCAGATGCTCGACACTATCCAAGCGGATATGCTCAAACGGGCGACGGACTTCCGAGATGCAAACACCTTTGAACCCGACACTTACGACGCATTCAAAGAAGTCATTGAAAATGGGTTCGCTCGCGCCCGGTGGTGCGGTGACGCAGCATGTGAGGATCAGGCCAGAGAGGAGACACAGGCAACTATTCGATGCCTCCCGATGGAACAACTCAGTGGAGATGGTGAATGTATCGTCTGCGGTAAACCCGCAGAAGACATTGCAGTCTTTGCTCGTGCATACTAA
- the sucD gene encoding succinate--CoA ligase subunit alpha has translation MSILVNKNTKVIVQGITGRSGRFHTEQCAAYGTQIVAGAVPGRGGSDVNGIPVYDTVADGVAATGADTSLIFVPARFNAADSVMEAAAAGVHLIVCISEHVPVLDMVKAKAYLKTGNFDNPFIIPNGPPRLIGPNCPGIITPGECKIGVMPEFAYTPGNVGIVSRSGTLTYEAAYQLKRLGIGQSTCVGIGGDPVIGTNFVDVLELFEADNDTHAVVLIGEIGGTAEETAAQFVKDEMTKPVVGFIAGQTAPPGKRMGHAGAIISGGQGTAADKIQALKSAGITVADNLATIGETVAEVLA, from the coding sequence ATGAGCATACTTGTTAACAAAAATACAAAAGTAATCGTTCAAGGCATCACAGGTCGCTCTGGACGTTTTCATACGGAGCAATGCGCGGCTTACGGCACCCAGATCGTTGCCGGTGCAGTCCCCGGCAGAGGCGGATCCGATGTAAACGGTATCCCCGTATATGACACTGTAGCAGATGGAGTTGCAGCGACGGGCGCAGATACATCGTTGATTTTCGTTCCTGCACGCTTCAATGCAGCCGATTCCGTGATGGAAGCCGCGGCGGCTGGTGTGCACCTTATCGTCTGTATATCCGAACATGTCCCTGTCCTTGATATGGTTAAGGCGAAAGCTTACTTGAAGACAGGAAATTTTGACAATCCGTTTATCATTCCGAACGGGCCTCCAAGGCTCATCGGTCCGAATTGTCCGGGTATCATTACACCCGGCGAATGCAAAATCGGTGTGATGCCTGAGTTTGCCTACACGCCGGGCAATGTTGGTATTGTGTCCCGAAGTGGAACGCTAACTTACGAAGCCGCTTACCAACTGAAACGACTCGGTATCGGACAGTCCACCTGTGTCGGCATCGGTGGTGACCCAGTCATCGGAACAAACTTCGTTGATGTTCTGGAACTTTTTGAGGCGGACAACGACACGCACGCCGTCGTTTTAATCGGTGAGATCGGCGGAACGGCTGAGGAAACAGCAGCGCAGTTCGTGAAGGACGAAATGACGAAACCTGTTGTCGGTTTTATTGCCGGACAGACCGCTCCACCGGGCAAGCGGATGGGACACGCTGGGGCAATCATCTCCGGTGGGCAAGGCACGGCTGCGGATAAAATTCAGGCACTCAAATCTGCCGGGATTACCGTGGCAGATAACCTCGCCACTATTGGAGAAACCGTAGCAGAGGTCTTGGCTTAA
- the panB gene encoding 3-methyl-2-oxobutanoate hydroxymethyltransferase encodes MKKDITYLHTKKQQQQPITVLTCYDYPTACLQDDAGLDIVFVGDSVGTNILGYKNETEVTMADMRHHLKAVRRGVTDAYLLVDMPYAADRDVKQAVVNAQHFLSDGADGVKLEGGIEKVPIVTALTEQDIEVCAHIGHNPQIHGTKAATHGKTFAKAKQLIEAAKALAEAGAKLIVLEKITEEVSQIITESVDIPTIGIGAGRYCDGQVLVINDVLGMTPPFKHAKRYQDYDHLTFEAIFQYINEVENGDFPTDDNASHIPPDKLARLQKWLRSER; translated from the coding sequence ATGAAGAAAGATATTACTTATCTTCACACCAAAAAACAGCAACAGCAACCGATCACTGTGCTAACTTGCTACGATTATCCGACAGCTTGCTTGCAAGACGATGCAGGGCTCGACATCGTCTTTGTCGGGGATAGCGTCGGTACAAATATCCTCGGTTATAAAAACGAGACAGAGGTGACGATGGCGGATATGCGTCATCATCTCAAAGCGGTGCGCCGTGGTGTGACAGATGCCTACCTCCTCGTTGATATGCCTTACGCTGCTGATCGCGATGTGAAGCAAGCCGTTGTCAATGCCCAGCACTTTCTATCCGATGGCGCGGACGGTGTTAAATTGGAAGGCGGTATAGAAAAGGTTCCGATTGTTACTGCACTTACCGAACAGGATATAGAGGTTTGTGCGCACATCGGTCACAATCCGCAAATTCACGGCACCAAAGCGGCGACGCACGGAAAAACCTTTGCCAAAGCAAAACAACTCATTGAAGCAGCAAAAGCACTCGCGGAGGCAGGTGCAAAACTCATCGTCCTTGAGAAAATCACCGAAGAGGTGAGCCAAATCATAACGGAGAGCGTTGATATTCCCACCATCGGTATTGGTGCCGGTCGATATTGCGATGGACAGGTGCTCGTTATCAACGATGTTTTAGGGATGACTCCCCCCTTTAAACATGCCAAACGTTATCAGGATTACGACCATCTCACCTTTGAGGCAATATTCCAATATATAAATGAGGTAGAAAATGGGGATTTTCCAACAGATGATAATGCCTCACACATCCCACCTGATAAACTCGCGCGACTCCAGAAGTGGCTGCGATCAGAGCGTTAA
- a CDS encoding adenine nucleotide alpha hydrolase, whose translation MTKQTNEATPIPVLVSWSSGKDSAWALHTLRQQPDRYDVRGIFTTVTKTFDRVSIHSTPAWVLKQQAEKLGVPLYEIPIPYPCSNAIYEEAMRKFLAEVKVLPEGLGASHFAFGDLFLEDIRAYREDKLKGTGFTPIFPVWGEDTTLLAEKMIASGMRTIITALNPTKVPPDFAGRWFDTELLADLPDGVDPLGENGEFHTCVVDGPMFTSPVAAKPGEVVQRDIVSAKDKDDKIHTSSNTSPTYVYADVVPLDA comes from the coding sequence ATGACAAAACAAACGAATGAAGCAACACCCATACCGGTTTTGGTGTCTTGGTCTTCGGGCAAAGATTCCGCGTGGGCACTTCATACGCTGCGTCAGCAACCGGACCGCTACGATGTACGAGGTATTTTTACGACTGTCACAAAAACGTTTGATCGCGTTTCTATCCACTCGACACCAGCGTGGGTGCTGAAACAGCAAGCGGAGAAACTCGGCGTGCCGTTGTACGAGATACCGATCCCCTATCCATGTTCCAACGCAATTTACGAAGAAGCGATGCGAAAATTCCTCGCCGAGGTAAAAGTGTTGCCTGAAGGTTTGGGTGCGTCGCATTTCGCGTTCGGTGATCTCTTCTTGGAAGATATTCGTGCGTACCGCGAAGATAAACTCAAGGGGACCGGTTTTACACCGATTTTTCCGGTATGGGGAGAGGACACAACGCTGCTCGCCGAAAAGATGATTGCCTCTGGCATGCGGACTATTATCACTGCCCTCAATCCTACCAAAGTCCCCCCTGACTTCGCAGGACGATGGTTTGATACTGAACTCCTTGCAGACCTACCGGATGGCGTGGATCCGCTCGGTGAAAACGGGGAATTTCATACGTGCGTCGTTGATGGACCGATGTTTACTTCACCTGTTGCTGCGAAACCGGGTGAAGTCGTTCAGAGAGACATCGTTTCTGCTAAGGATAAAGATGACAAAATTCACACAAGCAGCAATACCTCACCGACCTATGTCTATGCGGATGTAGTGCCACTGGATGCGTAA
- a CDS encoding aminodeoxychorismate/anthranilate synthase component II, with protein sequence MVLMIDNYDSFTYNLVQYLGELGAELEVHRSRKIGLEALDALAPERIVISPGPCTPKEAGISNDTIQHFAGKVPILGVCLGHQCIGDVFGGEVVRADRLMHGKTSMIAHNGLELFEGLDNPFEATRYHSLIVKKETLPDCLEITAWTDQDEIMGLRHKSLPIWGVQFHPESILTTAGKSLLANFLAL encoded by the coding sequence ATGGTTTTAATGATTGATAACTACGACTCCTTTACCTATAACTTGGTGCAGTATTTGGGTGAACTCGGTGCTGAACTGGAGGTTCATCGGAGTCGGAAGATTGGATTAGAGGCGTTAGACGCGCTGGCACCGGAACGGATTGTCATTTCACCCGGGCCTTGCACACCGAAAGAGGCAGGCATATCCAACGATACCATACAACACTTCGCCGGAAAAGTCCCGATTTTGGGCGTTTGTCTCGGACATCAGTGCATCGGAGACGTGTTCGGTGGTGAAGTTGTTAGGGCTGATCGGTTGATGCACGGTAAAACCTCAATGATAGCACATAATGGTCTTGAACTTTTTGAGGGATTGGATAATCCGTTTGAAGCGACGCGTTACCATTCGCTTATCGTCAAAAAAGAGACACTGCCGGATTGCCTTGAGATCACCGCTTGGACGGATCAGGACGAAATCATGGGACTTCGACATAAGAGTTTGCCTATTTGGGGTGTGCAGTTCCATCCAGAATCAATTTTGACGACTGCTGGAAAGAGTCTATTGGCAAACTTTTTGGCACTATAA
- a CDS encoding RidA family protein yields the protein MKIEQRLEELGVELPEPVGPLANYVTTVQTGNLVFTSGHGLVPSEGKVHKSQLGTDATIEDGYASARQVAICLLSTLKHAFGDLERIKRIVKVVGFVNSAPDFTDQSAVVNGASDFFVEVFGDKGRHARSAVGMVQLPLGTPVIIEMIVEIED from the coding sequence ATGAAAATAGAACAACGGCTTGAAGAATTAGGAGTGGAGCTGCCGGAGCCAGTGGGTCCTCTCGCGAATTATGTCACGACTGTACAGACCGGTAATCTTGTATTTACGTCAGGGCATGGTCTTGTGCCAAGCGAAGGTAAAGTCCATAAAAGTCAACTCGGCACAGATGCGACGATCGAAGATGGCTACGCATCGGCGCGCCAGGTAGCGATCTGCTTGTTGAGTACCCTCAAACACGCCTTCGGTGATCTTGAACGAATCAAGCGTATCGTCAAAGTGGTTGGATTCGTCAATTCAGCACCCGACTTCACCGACCAGTCTGCGGTTGTGAACGGTGCCTCCGATTTTTTCGTCGAGGTATTCGGCGATAAAGGTAGACATGCCCGTTCCGCAGTCGGCATGGTACAACTACCCCTTGGGACTCCAGTTATAATTGAAATGATTGTCGAAATTGAAGACTAA
- the trpE gene encoding anthranilate synthase component I, whose product MYYPTLEDFREAAKSGNTIPVYRSILADMETPVSAFYKLMPDNYAFLLESVEGGENVARYSFLGSQPSVLFHSKGHQVTIEYLEKGETVVQKYEDPLRALEELMQDYRPIDNAELPKFHGGAVGYMSYDMVRFVEELPDSTEDELQLPDCFFMIAETILIFDHVNHQIKVVANAHIDGDVDGAYADALAKIEALVEKLAAASEMHLRTDSGEHQERYDKIISDPQSNLTKSDYEAAVRHAKEYIAAGDIIQVVLSQRFSCPVSVDSFDVYRALRVINPSPYMYYLKFDDFDIVGASPEMMVRVEDGLVQTVPIAGTRPRGTTPEEDKELERILLADPKERAEHVMLVDLGRNDLGRVCEYRTVEVTELMIVERFSHVMHIVSHVIGQLRENFTAFDVLRSCLPAGTLSGAPKVRAMEIIDELESTRRGTYGGAVGYFSFSGSSDTAITIRTAVIKDGTAYVQAGGGIVADSVPETEYYETVSKARAMLSAIALAEEQLAVFS is encoded by the coding sequence ATGTATTATCCGACGTTGGAAGATTTTCGCGAGGCAGCGAAATCAGGAAACACAATACCGGTATACCGCTCGATTTTGGCGGATATGGAGACACCGGTATCTGCGTTCTATAAATTGATGCCAGACAATTATGCGTTCTTGTTGGAGAGTGTGGAAGGTGGTGAAAACGTTGCACGCTACTCTTTCTTGGGAAGTCAACCTTCCGTGCTTTTCCATAGTAAAGGGCATCAAGTTACCATTGAGTATTTGGAAAAAGGCGAAACGGTAGTTCAGAAATATGAGGATCCGTTGCGTGCGCTTGAGGAATTGATGCAGGATTACCGCCCTATTGACAATGCTGAGTTACCGAAATTCCACGGTGGCGCGGTGGGTTATATGAGTTATGACATGGTGCGCTTCGTGGAGGAATTGCCAGATAGTACCGAAGATGAACTGCAGCTTCCGGATTGCTTTTTCATGATTGCTGAAACGATTTTGATATTTGATCATGTGAACCATCAGATCAAGGTCGTGGCGAACGCGCATATTGATGGAGATGTGGATGGGGCTTATGCGGATGCGCTTGCGAAAATTGAGGCATTAGTCGAGAAGCTCGCAGCTGCTTCCGAAATGCATTTACGCACGGATAGTGGTGAACATCAGGAGCGGTATGATAAAATCATATCCGATCCCCAATCGAATCTCACGAAATCCGATTACGAAGCCGCGGTCAGACATGCTAAGGAATACATAGCCGCAGGCGACATTATCCAGGTCGTACTTTCGCAGCGGTTCAGTTGTCCAGTATCTGTAGATTCATTTGATGTGTATCGGGCGTTGCGAGTGATCAATCCATCGCCGTACATGTATTATCTGAAGTTTGATGATTTTGATATTGTGGGGGCATCACCGGAAATGATGGTAAGAGTGGAAGATGGGCTTGTCCAAACCGTTCCAATTGCAGGCACACGCCCGCGTGGCACAACGCCAGAAGAAGACAAAGAGTTGGAACGGATACTCCTTGCCGATCCAAAGGAACGCGCGGAGCACGTTATGCTTGTGGATTTAGGACGGAACGACCTTGGTCGGGTCTGTGAATATCGCACTGTTGAAGTCACTGAGCTTATGATAGTTGAACGTTTCTCACATGTGATGCATATCGTTTCGCATGTTATTGGACAGTTGCGCGAGAATTTTACGGCTTTTGATGTCCTCCGGTCATGCCTTCCCGCTGGCACACTCTCCGGTGCGCCGAAGGTACGGGCAATGGAAATTATCGACGAACTTGAATCTACACGGCGCGGCACGTACGGCGGGGCTGTCGGTTATTTCAGTTTCTCTGGCAGTTCAGACACAGCGATTACGATCCGAACCGCGGTTATCAAAGATGGCACGGCTTATGTGCAAGCAGGTGGTGGTATTGTCGCAGATTCAGTACCTGAAACTGAGTATTACGAAACCGTCAGTAAAGCGCGAGCGATGCTCAGTGCTATCGCATTGGCTGAGGAACAGTTAGCGGTTTTCAGTTAA
- the hisI gene encoding phosphoribosyl-AMP cyclohydrolase encodes MKILSELKYDRDGLVAAVIQDRTNNEILMVGYMNAEAIKETLTTGRVCFWSRSRQKLWIKGETSGHTQTVESVAVDCDGDALLIKVEQKVAACHAGYRSCFFREVSPDGESTRVVGEKVFEADAVY; translated from the coding sequence ATGAAAATTTTGTCGGAACTCAAATATGACCGCGATGGCTTGGTCGCCGCAGTTATTCAGGATCGCACCAATAACGAAATCCTGATGGTCGGTTATATGAACGCGGAAGCGATAAAAGAGACATTGACTACGGGGCGGGTCTGCTTCTGGAGCCGTTCCCGCCAAAAGTTGTGGATCAAGGGGGAGACTTCGGGGCATACACAGACAGTTGAATCTGTTGCTGTCGATTGCGACGGCGATGCCCTGCTGATAAAGGTTGAGCAGAAGGTAGCAGCGTGTCATGCCGGCTATCGCTCCTGCTTCTTTCGGGAAGTCTCCCCCGACGGAGAGTCAACGCGTGTTGTAGGTGAAAAGGTTTTCGAGGCAGATGCCGTCTATTAG
- a CDS encoding type II toxin-antitoxin system HicA family toxin → MAFVLTFLQVDKRLRQDGFEFSHARGSHYHYKHSDTGKRVVVPRPSRTKDNIPIGTLRSIYRQAGWEWRSR, encoded by the coding sequence TTGGCGTTCGTTCTGACTTTTCTTCAGGTCGATAAAAGGCTCCGGCAGGACGGTTTTGAATTTTCTCATGCGCGCGGCAGTCATTATCACTATAAACATTCAGATACAGGAAAACGGGTCGTTGTTCCTCGACCTTCACGCACAAAGGACAATATCCCGATAGGGACATTACGAAGCATTTACCGACAAGCAGGTTGGGAATGGAGAAGTAGATAA
- a CDS encoding type II toxin-antitoxin system HicB family antitoxin, translating into MRYPIVIHKDPESCYGVTVPDLPGCFSAGNTIEEALMQAAEAVECYLEGLLLDSEPIPNPKDITFHTNNPDYAGGLWKTVSIDLGALVREVTPKKVVSLSKVSTL; encoded by the coding sequence ATGCGCTATCCTATTGTTATCCACAAAGATCCGGAGAGTTGTTACGGGGTTACTGTTCCCGATTTGCCTGGGTGTTTCAGTGCCGGAAATACTATTGAGGAGGCCTTGATGCAAGCTGCGGAAGCGGTTGAGTGTTACCTTGAAGGTTTGTTACTTGATAGCGAACCAATTCCTAATCCTAAGGATATTACATTTCATACAAACAACCCTGATTATGCTGGTGGGCTATGGAAAACCGTATCAATTGATCTGGGAGCATTAGTTCGTGAAGTGACTCCTAAGAAGGTAGTCAGCTTGTCTAAGGTCTCTACGCTGTGA
- a CDS encoding PQQ-binding-like beta-propeller repeat protein encodes MKRIQLFLTLFCLFIVLPIGIATADINVTWVRTGAVLETEGKQNVDLKINVTTILNDTTQALAETPTVQQFDANRVLLQFAWQPNQSYQFRLNDSVTTVTSPLKPEPYLIRTVELDGLLSLMENLRQPAKPTALALGDGSRPNTEKLAIATDSGHLAVLQPLTGETLWKTRISEGYVRRMAFSADNARLYIGEQAADGFIYCYDLTTDKSTLRWKYRTADDIETSTPSNPDSVYAWVSYPGPACMRTLTNGDLLVASVHAWTENDTPLKKSQLYRFDGETGEVTWKWPRERAGAKVIRWFDVSADSKTLALVMDSGHNLQGNAANESGNGKLTVLNAEDGTEKWHVDIEPLREYFAQVTFWRGVSLSPDGKFINVTTDDGRAFIFDVNKSEPIWQENLATPLEVSGIPIVATSGTIAATDAAALFVTGDTYIPYHLRKGAQKPSAGHPNGMTLFAYSWNGEKNWQWKLENMPQGLRIDAMDRYAVLSVSKRTQDPNESLHGVSVFDLKAEGSGLAKYLYTYRTEGQLPYDTLAISAHGTLIAIVEVSIAMPDETIQGKNRVHILH; translated from the coding sequence ATGAAACGAATTCAATTATTTTTGACGCTATTCTGCCTGTTCATCGTCTTACCTATCGGTATTGCGACGGCTGACATAAACGTTACTTGGGTCAGAACAGGGGCAGTACTTGAAACCGAAGGTAAACAGAATGTTGATCTCAAAATCAACGTCACAACCATATTGAACGACACAACACAGGCATTAGCAGAAACACCAACTGTCCAACAATTTGATGCCAACCGAGTTCTTCTTCAATTCGCATGGCAACCGAACCAAAGTTATCAGTTTCGCTTAAATGACAGTGTAACAACAGTAACTTCGCCGTTGAAGCCAGAACCTTATCTCATCCGTACTGTCGAATTAGACGGCCTCTTATCGCTGATGGAAAACCTTCGTCAACCTGCGAAACCGACTGCACTTGCCTTAGGAGATGGCAGTAGACCTAATACAGAGAAGTTAGCAATCGCGACAGATAGCGGACATCTCGCGGTTTTGCAACCCCTCACGGGTGAGACGCTTTGGAAAACCCGTATTTCGGAAGGTTATGTGAGACGGATGGCATTCAGTGCCGATAACGCACGACTCTATATTGGCGAACAAGCAGCAGATGGGTTTATCTACTGCTACGACTTAACAACCGACAAATCAACGCTCCGCTGGAAATACCGTACCGCCGATGACATCGAAACCTCCACGCCAAGCAATCCTGATAGCGTCTACGCATGGGTGAGCTACCCCGGCCCAGCGTGCATGCGAACGTTAACTAACGGAGACCTTTTGGTAGCCAGCGTACACGCTTGGACAGAGAATGATACACCACTTAAGAAGTCCCAACTCTATCGATTTGACGGTGAAACGGGAGAAGTCACTTGGAAATGGCCCCGCGAACGCGCTGGAGCAAAGGTGATACGCTGGTTCGACGTAAGTGCCGATAGCAAAACACTCGCCCTCGTAATGGATAGCGGGCATAACTTACAAGGCAACGCCGCGAATGAAAGCGGCAACGGAAAACTCACTGTCCTCAATGCAGAGGATGGAACGGAAAAATGGCACGTGGATATTGAACCGCTGCGCGAGTATTTCGCGCAGGTCACGTTTTGGAGAGGTGTCAGTCTATCCCCCGATGGCAAATTCATCAACGTCACAACTGATGACGGTCGCGCCTTCATTTTCGATGTAAACAAATCGGAACCGATATGGCAGGAAAATTTGGCAACACCACTGGAGGTAAGCGGCATCCCTATTGTGGCAACTTCCGGCACGATTGCCGCGACGGATGCAGCAGCACTCTTTGTTACTGGAGATACCTACATCCCCTATCATCTCCGAAAAGGCGCGCAAAAACCTTCGGCGGGACATCCCAACGGGATGACGTTGTTTGCCTATTCGTGGAACGGTGAGAAAAATTGGCAGTGGAAACTTGAGAATATGCCGCAAGGTTTACGTATTGATGCGATGGACCGTTATGCCGTATTGTCTGTTTCCAAGCGGACACAGGATCCGAATGAGAGTCTCCACGGCGTGTCGGTATTCGATCTGAAAGCGGAGGGCAGCGGTTTAGCGAAATACCTATATACCTACCGCACAGAAGGACAACTCCCGTACGATACACTCGCAATCAGCGCGCATGGCACCTTAATCGCCATCGTTGAAGTGTCAATAGCGATGCCAGATGAAACCATCCAGGGTAAGAATCGAGTACATATCCTGCACTAA
- a CDS encoding putative DNA binding domain-containing protein: MSNFTDEELLQIIETGESDAVEFKESLSGSAPDRIREAICAFANDLPDHRKQGLVLIGVEDNTTIGTTPITDELLRRLADMKTDGNIVPPPSLTVERRELQGKEVAVITVQPSNSPPVRCRGAIHIRIGPRRGIATAQDERILNEKRKYGDRPFDLYPIPITDISDLNLALFSYEYLPKAFSAEILAANERSLNEQLAATKMITAADDPTATVLGILTIGKIPQDFLPGAYVQFLRIDGNELADDIIDNLQVQGAISDQIRRLDDKLIAHNRIAVDITSGPIEKRTALYPIEAVQQITRNAIMHRTYEGTNAPVHVYWYNDRIEIVSPGGVFGAITAENFGKPGFIDYRNPNLAEAMRTFGFVQRFGVGIQIARRLLAEAEHPVPRFEIDSTHASATIYAR, encoded by the coding sequence ATGTCAAATTTTACAGATGAAGAACTACTACAAATCATCGAAACTGGAGAATCTGATGCTGTTGAATTTAAGGAGTCTTTGTCCGGCAGTGCCCCAGACAGAATTAGAGAGGCGATCTGTGCCTTTGCCAATGACCTGCCAGACCATAGGAAACAAGGGCTCGTCCTTATAGGTGTGGAAGACAACACAACCATCGGAACCACCCCAATTACGGATGAATTGTTGCGCCGGTTAGCGGATATGAAAACCGACGGGAATATCGTGCCTCCACCATCGCTGACAGTGGAAAGACGGGAACTTCAAGGCAAGGAAGTTGCGGTCATCACAGTGCAACCCTCTAATTCACCGCCAGTTCGATGCAGAGGGGCAATCCATATCCGAATCGGACCACGTCGAGGCATTGCAACAGCACAAGATGAACGAATACTTAATGAAAAGCGAAAATATGGTGATCGTCCGTTCGATCTATACCCAATTCCCATAACAGATATTTCAGACCTTAACCTTGCTCTGTTTAGTTATGAATACCTACCGAAAGCGTTTTCTGCAGAGATATTGGCTGCCAATGAACGAAGTCTGAATGAACAACTTGCAGCCACAAAAATGATTACCGCTGCGGATGACCCAACAGCAACTGTACTCGGGATCCTCACGATTGGAAAGATACCGCAAGACTTTCTACCCGGTGCTTATGTGCAATTCCTTAGAATTGATGGGAATGAACTCGCGGATGATATTATTGACAATCTGCAAGTGCAAGGGGCAATTTCCGACCAAATTCGCCGCTTAGACGATAAACTGATAGCACATAACCGCATCGCAGTTGATATTACGTCCGGTCCTATTGAAAAGCGAACCGCACTTTATCCCATAGAAGCAGTGCAACAGATTACCCGAAACGCAATCATGCACAGGACTTACGAAGGGACGAATGCACCAGTGCATGTATATTGGTATAACGACCGGATCGAAATTGTAAGTCCCGGTGGTGTATTCGGTGCAATAACGGCTGAAAACTTTGGGAAACCCGGGTTTATTGACTATCGGAATCCCAATCTCGCGGAAGCGATGAGGACTTTTGGATTTGTTCAACGTTTCGGCGTAGGCATACAGATAGCCAGAAGATTATTGGCAGAAGCGGAGCATCCAGTGCCGAGGTTTGAAATTGATAGCACCCATGCCTCGGCGACAATATACGCTCGCTAG